In Phlebotomus papatasi isolate M1 chromosome 1, Ppap_2.1, whole genome shotgun sequence, the following proteins share a genomic window:
- the LOC129809683 gene encoding uncharacterized protein LOC129809683 has product MSQSSKQDLPDTSSDSDSLESFCKKVLKSRIFLGEFKEKRLVSPLESYRDVIVVDVHSESAIANDLDIVCCKLLSVHGQKGDNHWIGVTKSHNRESVLIWTELESFYTFGRYWFQIKTVRFRNNEILLKLKVLRSVDDPPPRTAEQELNFKWEDFDWPLIQRMGKDFGIWIQQQLRNFLIFLLSLRINPSQIIPFIKMTILVIISAVVSSIHVVQALGDFSLRLIAEIRKCVHVLTPLFLGTLDVFSKIVGGFYMLIAMIWRDSINLGMPRNQFQPLPPPRRWAPRKAIRN; this is encoded by the exons ATGTCCCAG TCATCCAAACAAGACTTACCTGACACTTCTTCCGATTCTGATTCCCTGGAGAGCTTCTGCAAGAAGGTGCTAAAGTCCAGGATCTTCCTGGGCGAGTTCAAGGAGAAGCGCCTGGTGTCACCGTTGGAGAGTTATAGGGATGTCATTGTGGTGGATGTGCACAGTGAATCAGCAATTGCCAATGATTTGGATATTGTTTGCTGCAAATTGCTGAGTGTGCATGGGCAAAAAGGGGATAATCACTGGATTGGTGTGACCAAGAGTCATAATCGTGAAAGTGTGTTGATTTGGACAGAACTCGAGTCATTCTACACATTCGGCAGGTATTGGTTCCAGATCAAAACCGTTCGGTTCCGGAACAATGAGATTCTCCTGAAACTCAAAGTTCTCCGGTCAGTTGATGATCCTCCACCGAGGACTGCTGAGCAGGAGCTCAATTTCAAATGGGAGGACTTTGACTGGCCACTGATTCAACGTATGGGCAAGGATTTTGGCATCTGGATCCAGCAACAACTGCGCAATTTCCTGATATTTCTGCTCTCTCTCCGTATCAATCCTTCCCAGATAATCCCCTTCATTAAGATGACGATTTTAGTGATCATATCAGCCGTTGTGTCGTCAATTCACGTTGTCCAGGCTCTTGGGGACTTCAGTTTGCGGCTAATTGCGGAAATCAGGAAGTGCGTACATGTCCTAACTCCACTCTTCTTAGGAACATTGGATGTCTTTTCGAAAATTGTAGGAGGCTTTTACATGCTCATAGCTATGATCTGGCGAGACAGCATAAATTTGGGAATGCCCAGAAATCAATTCCAACCACTTCCGCCTCCACGGCGTTGGGCTCCTCGCAAGGCTATCCGGAactaa